Proteins from one Thioflavicoccus mobilis 8321 genomic window:
- a CDS encoding YbjQ family protein, producing the protein MQITTQDELAEHEIVQTLGLVRGNAVRARHLGKDILAVLRALVGGEVPEYTKMLAESREQAVDRMCAQARALGADGIVAMRLTTSPVMQGAAEILAYGTAVRLRARHSSAGGPPR; encoded by the coding sequence ATGCAGATCACGACCCAGGACGAGCTGGCCGAGCACGAGATCGTTCAGACCCTTGGCCTGGTACGCGGTAACGCCGTGCGTGCCCGACACCTGGGCAAGGACATCCTCGCCGTGCTCCGTGCCCTGGTCGGCGGCGAGGTCCCCGAATACACCAAGATGCTCGCCGAATCGCGTGAGCAGGCGGTGGATCGGATGTGCGCCCAGGCCAGGGCGCTCGGGGCCGACGGCATCGTCGCGATGCGCCTGACGACCTCGCCCGTCATGCAGGGTGCCGCCGAGATCCTGGCCTATGGCACCGCCGTCCGCCTTCGGGCCCGTCATTCCTCCGCGGGCGGGCCGCCGCGTTGA
- a CDS encoding class I fructose-bisphosphate aldolase, whose product MTNIVELLGDEAQDLLEYECQGIPRDMLHLPGPDFVDRVMMASDRKPGVLRGFQTLIGHGRLGGTGYLSILPVDQGVEHSGGASFAPNPCYFDPENIVRLAIEGGCNAVASTLGVLGSVGRRYAHKIPFLVKLNHNELLTYPAIHDQTLWASVDQAFDMGAVAVGATVYFGSPESRRQIREVSEAFAHAHELGMVTVLWAYLRNPAFKHEGVDYHEAADLTGQANHLAVTIEADIVKQKQATRDGGYTAIGFGKTHPRVYAELSGNHPIDWVRYQVTNCYLGRVGMINSGGPSGKDDLHQAVRTAVINKRAGGMGLISGRKAFQKPMAEGVKLLNAIQDVYLSPEVTIA is encoded by the coding sequence ATGACCAATATCGTCGAACTGCTTGGAGATGAGGCCCAGGACCTATTGGAGTACGAGTGCCAAGGGATCCCGCGAGACATGCTCCACCTGCCGGGCCCCGACTTCGTCGATCGGGTGATGATGGCATCGGATCGCAAGCCGGGCGTCCTGCGCGGCTTTCAGACCCTCATCGGCCACGGTCGCCTCGGGGGCACGGGCTACCTCTCGATCCTGCCCGTGGATCAGGGGGTCGAGCATTCGGGTGGGGCCTCGTTCGCCCCCAACCCCTGCTATTTCGACCCGGAGAACATCGTCCGTCTGGCGATCGAGGGCGGCTGTAACGCGGTTGCCTCGACGCTCGGGGTGCTGGGTTCGGTGGGGCGGCGCTACGCCCACAAGATCCCCTTTCTCGTCAAGCTCAACCACAACGAGCTGCTCACCTACCCGGCGATCCACGACCAGACCCTCTGGGCCTCGGTAGATCAGGCGTTCGACATGGGGGCGGTCGCCGTCGGGGCTACCGTCTATTTCGGCTCTCCCGAGTCGCGTCGCCAGATCCGGGAGGTGAGCGAGGCCTTCGCACATGCCCACGAACTGGGGATGGTGACGGTCCTCTGGGCCTATCTGCGCAATCCCGCCTTCAAGCACGAGGGGGTGGACTACCACGAGGCCGCCGACCTCACCGGCCAGGCCAATCACCTCGCTGTGACCATCGAGGCCGACATCGTCAAACAGAAGCAGGCGACGCGGGACGGAGGTTATACCGCCATCGGCTTCGGCAAGACGCACCCGCGGGTCTATGCCGAACTCTCCGGCAATCATCCCATCGACTGGGTGCGCTACCAGGTCACCAACTGCTATCTGGGCCGTGTCGGCATGATCAACTCCGGCGGCCCGTCGGGGAAGGACGACCTGCACCAAGCGGTGCGCACGGCGGTCATCAACAAGCGTGCCGGCGGCATGGGTCTGATCTCGGGGCGCAAGGCCTTCCAGAAACCGATGGCCGAGGGTGTCAAACTCCTCAACGCGATCCAGGACGTCTATCTTTCGCCCGAGGTGACGATCGCCTGA
- a CDS encoding BPTI/Kunitz-type proteinase inhibitor domain-containing protein produces MSFPKILPFLFIAALVGACETPSPTTEQNHDLLPVRCIDEADLDACPGDSTGYYYDYRDNSCKPFRYGNCQVKVPFDTRDECIQVCVASGSTGAPDKRTDPVSDPHPAIADSPFAIE; encoded by the coding sequence ATGTCGTTCCCCAAGATCCTGCCATTTTTGTTCATTGCGGCCCTTGTCGGCGCCTGCGAAACCCCCAGCCCGACCACCGAACAAAATCACGATCTGCTGCCGGTCCGCTGTATCGACGAGGCCGACCTGGACGCCTGCCCGGGCGACTCGACAGGCTACTACTACGACTATCGGGACAATAGTTGTAAGCCGTTCCGATACGGTAATTGCCAGGTCAAGGTCCCGTTCGACACCCGGGACGAGTGTATCCAGGTCTGCGTTGCCAGCGGGTCGACTGGCGCCCCCGACAAACGGACCGACCCTGTTTCCGATCCGCATCCAGCGATCGCTGACTCCCCCTTCGCAATCGAGTGA